A single genomic interval of Osmia lignaria lignaria isolate PbOS001 chromosome 9, iyOsmLign1, whole genome shotgun sequence harbors:
- the LOC117603185 gene encoding uncharacterized protein LOC117603185 isoform X1 encodes MMTPTLCTCTWLLLPCCVLISLSTGELDFYRDEVPESPENIALMEYRARKLIDLIESQNHHQQHPHRAPIFSPLIGNPSHKKHHLDSRRQKERDLLNVLTDKAILAEILRKKKAKEWNLRQTRYNEPINELPEEREQYLPIDELNRLEYLKFKLPYLSRKINDDDVNYRDEGYEYEENGPIKEIPYEERKFDRGMKEEPLLGYHGSYSGSFDEQIAANDMNVQKPHTTVPEFTYHFYDSDLNERHPFAVKPNNPKYYQDGPFFFGDNDESSMEEPSRNKTKWEQESSEIEKSQAIHEESTRNADSKFKDTSMITLSELEQRTGYSPLVVPVNHDLNNDIYFIAIVAGCSAAAMFALVLIALTWCRLKRGAKAAADIEYPAYGVTGPNKEISPSGDQRLAQSAQMYHFQHQKQQIIAMENRVSATRDPGSISEAESEEENEEGDYTVYECPGLASTGEMEVKNPLFHDDPTPATPAQTNKEEDHM; translated from the exons ATGATGACACCGACCCTTTGTACCTGTACATGGCTGCTGCTACCCTGCTGCGTTCTCATCAGCCTATCCACCGGTGAATTGGATTTCTATCGAG ATGAAGTCCCCGAAAGTCCGGAAAATATCGCGTTGATGGAATATCGTGCCCGGAAACTGATCGACCTGATCGAGTCGCAAAATCATCATCAGCAGCATCCCCATAGAGCTCCCATCTTCTCCCCGTTGATAGGGAACCCGTCTCACAAGAAGCATCACCTGGACTCGCGTCGTCAGAAGGAAAGGGATCTCCTGAACGTTTTAACCGACAAGGCGATCTTGGCTGAGATTCTCAGGAAGAAGAAGGCGAAAGAATGGAATCTCAGGCAAACGCGATACAACGAGCCGATCAACGAACTTCCCGAAGAAAGAGAGCAGTATCTACCGATCGACGAGTTGAATCGGTTGGAGTATCTCAAGTTTAAGCTGCCTTATTTATCCCGTAAAATTAACGACGATGATGTCAACTATCGGGACGAGGGTTACGAGTACGAGGAAAATGGACCAATCAAGGAAATACCTTACGAGGAGAGGAAGTTTGACAGAGGGATGAAAGAGGAACCGTTGCTGGGCTACCACGGAAGTTACAGTGGTTCGTTCGACGAACAGATCGCGGCTAATGATATGAACGTTCAGAAACCGCACACCACTGTTCCAGAATTTACTTATCATTTCTACGATTCGGATTTGAACGAGAGACACCCGTTCGCGGTGAAACCGAACAACCCGAAATACTATCAGGACGGTCCTTTTTTCTTCG GTGATAACGATGAGTCGAGCATGGAGGAACCCAGTAGAAACAAAACAAAATGGGAGCAAGAAAGTAGTGAGATTGAAAAATCGCAAGCAATACACGAAGAAAGTACGAGAAACGCTGATTCAAAGTTTAAGGATACGTCGATGATCACGTTGTCGGAGCTGGAACAACGGACAGGGTACAGTCCTTTGGTTGTGCCTGTGAATCATGACTTGAATAACGATATATACTTCATTG CTATCGTTGCTGGTTGTAGTGCGGCAGCAATGTTTGCACTTGTACTGATCGCTTTAACATGGTGCAG ATTGAAACGAGGTGCTAAAGCAGCTGCTGACATAGAGTACCCAGCTTATGGCGTAACTGGTCCAAACAAAGAGATATCGCCTTCAGGAGACCAAAGACTAGCTCAGTCTGCTCAGATGTACCACTTCCAACATCAGAAACAACAAATTATCGCTATGGAAAA TCGTGTTTCTGCAACCAGAGATCCAGGCTCTATTTCTGAAGCTGAGAGTGAGGAGGAAAACGAAGAAGGAGACTATACCGTTTACGAATGTCCAGGATTGGCTTCT ACTGGTGAAATGGAAGTGAAGAATCCATTGTTCCACGACGATCCAACCCCAGCAACACCAGCACAAACGAACAAAGAAGAGGACCACATGTAG
- the LOC117603185 gene encoding uncharacterized protein LOC117603185 isoform X2 — translation MEYRARKLIDLIESQNHHQQHPHRAPIFSPLIGNPSHKKHHLDSRRQKERDLLNVLTDKAILAEILRKKKAKEWNLRQTRYNEPINELPEEREQYLPIDELNRLEYLKFKLPYLSRKINDDDVNYRDEGYEYEENGPIKEIPYEERKFDRGMKEEPLLGYHGSYSGSFDEQIAANDMNVQKPHTTVPEFTYHFYDSDLNERHPFAVKPNNPKYYQDGPFFFGDNDESSMEEPSRNKTKWEQESSEIEKSQAIHEESTRNADSKFKDTSMITLSELEQRTGYSPLVVPVNHDLNNDIYFIAIVAGCSAAAMFALVLIALTWCRLKRGAKAAADIEYPAYGVTGPNKEISPSGDQRLAQSAQMYHFQHQKQQIIAMENRVSATRDPGSISEAESEEENEEGDYTVYECPGLASTGEMEVKNPLFHDDPTPATPAQTNKEEDHM, via the exons ATGGAATATCGTGCCCGGAAACTGATCGACCTGATCGAGTCGCAAAATCATCATCAGCAGCATCCCCATAGAGCTCCCATCTTCTCCCCGTTGATAGGGAACCCGTCTCACAAGAAGCATCACCTGGACTCGCGTCGTCAGAAGGAAAGGGATCTCCTGAACGTTTTAACCGACAAGGCGATCTTGGCTGAGATTCTCAGGAAGAAGAAGGCGAAAGAATGGAATCTCAGGCAAACGCGATACAACGAGCCGATCAACGAACTTCCCGAAGAAAGAGAGCAGTATCTACCGATCGACGAGTTGAATCGGTTGGAGTATCTCAAGTTTAAGCTGCCTTATTTATCCCGTAAAATTAACGACGATGATGTCAACTATCGGGACGAGGGTTACGAGTACGAGGAAAATGGACCAATCAAGGAAATACCTTACGAGGAGAGGAAGTTTGACAGAGGGATGAAAGAGGAACCGTTGCTGGGCTACCACGGAAGTTACAGTGGTTCGTTCGACGAACAGATCGCGGCTAATGATATGAACGTTCAGAAACCGCACACCACTGTTCCAGAATTTACTTATCATTTCTACGATTCGGATTTGAACGAGAGACACCCGTTCGCGGTGAAACCGAACAACCCGAAATACTATCAGGACGGTCCTTTTTTCTTCG GTGATAACGATGAGTCGAGCATGGAGGAACCCAGTAGAAACAAAACAAAATGGGAGCAAGAAAGTAGTGAGATTGAAAAATCGCAAGCAATACACGAAGAAAGTACGAGAAACGCTGATTCAAAGTTTAAGGATACGTCGATGATCACGTTGTCGGAGCTGGAACAACGGACAGGGTACAGTCCTTTGGTTGTGCCTGTGAATCATGACTTGAATAACGATATATACTTCATTG CTATCGTTGCTGGTTGTAGTGCGGCAGCAATGTTTGCACTTGTACTGATCGCTTTAACATGGTGCAG ATTGAAACGAGGTGCTAAAGCAGCTGCTGACATAGAGTACCCAGCTTATGGCGTAACTGGTCCAAACAAAGAGATATCGCCTTCAGGAGACCAAAGACTAGCTCAGTCTGCTCAGATGTACCACTTCCAACATCAGAAACAACAAATTATCGCTATGGAAAA TCGTGTTTCTGCAACCAGAGATCCAGGCTCTATTTCTGAAGCTGAGAGTGAGGAGGAAAACGAAGAAGGAGACTATACCGTTTACGAATGTCCAGGATTGGCTTCT ACTGGTGAAATGGAAGTGAAGAATCCATTGTTCCACGACGATCCAACCCCAGCAACACCAGCACAAACGAACAAAGAAGAGGACCACATGTAG
- the LOC117603120 gene encoding solute carrier family 53 member 1 isoform X1 codes for MKFTEHLSAHITPEWRKQYINYEEMKALLYAAVEQAPAADITESHILERYFNKFDEQFFHYCDKELAKINTFYSEKLAEATRRFASLNNELSEILSVSEDKQGNRKIRYRNNILQKKPVSARKLQELKLAFSEFYLFLILLQNYQNLNFTGFRKILKKHDKLLNIDIGAKWRAEHVDTALFHTHKDIDRLIAETEALVTRDLEHGDRQRAMKRLRVPPLGEQLSPWITFKVGLFSGAFVVLLIAVILSGAQYKNDNNNWRVLCRLYRGPLLMIQFLFLMGINVYGWRSSGVNHVLIFELDPRNHLSEQHIIEMASICGLVWSLSVLGFLYSETLGIPPFVQPILLYTLLAVFLFNPTKTLRYEARFWALRVLGRIFCAPFFYVGFADFWLADQLNSLHTVFLDFQYFVCFYVQNSSWTDVTDAETCIMRELSMRPFVVCLPAWFRFAQCLRRYRDTKETFPHLANAAKYATSFFVVVFSYLHLTNSKYYVMSTENPYFYLWITASIMSSCFAYTWDVKLDWGLFDNNAGENKFLREEIVYSSPYYYYFAIIEDFVLRFGWAFSLSLTEMGYVHADLMVSIVAPLEVFRRFIWNFFRLENEHLNNCGKFRAVRDISVAPVDCSDQTQILRMMDASDGVINRKRKQKVTDKSKPLRASSKSESLICDLVS; via the exons aTGAAATTCACAGAGCACTTAAGTGCTCATATCACACCAGAATGGAgaaaacaatatataaattacgag GAAATGAAAGCATTGCTCTATGCAGCAGTAGAACAAGCACCAGCAGCAGATATAACAGAATCCCACATATTGGAACGCTATTTTAACAAGTTTGATGAACAGTTTTTTCATTATTGTGATAAAGAATTGGCAAAGATAAATACATTTTATTCAG aaaaattggcAGAAGCTACTCGCAGATTTGCATCTCTTAACAATGAATTGAGCGAAATTTTATCAGTCTCTGAAGACAAGCAAGGAAACCGTAAAATTCGTTATAGGAACAACATTTTGCAAAAGAAACCAGTTTCAGCACGTAAACTTCAAGAACTAAAGTTGGCTTTCTCTGAATTctatctttttcttattttacttcaaaattatcaaaatcTAAATTTTACtggatttagaaaaatattgaaaaaacaTGATAAA CTTTTAAATATAGATATTGGTGCAAAATGGAGAGCAGAACATGTAGATACAGCATTATTTCATACACACAAAGATATCGACAGGCTTATCGCAGAAACAGAAGCGTTGGTTACCCGCGATTTAGAACATGGGGACAGACAACGTGCTATGAAACGTTTGAGAGTACCCCCGCTTGGAGAACAATTGTCCCCATGGATTACATTTAAAGTTGGACTGTTTTCAGGAGCCTTTGTTGTACTGCTTATAGCTGTAATTCTTTCAG gTGCACAGtacaaaaatgataataataattggcGAGTTTTATGTAGATTGTATCGCGGACCATTGCTTATGATtcagtttctttttcttatggGTATAAATGTCTACGGTTGGAGATCTTCTGGTGTAAATCATGTCTTAATATTTGAACTTGATCCTCGAAATCATTTATCAGAACAG CATATCATTGAAATGGCAAGCATATGTGGATTGGTTTGGTCTTTATCTGTTTTGGGATTTTTATATAGTGAAACATTAGGTATACCACCGTTTGTTCAACCT ATTTTACTTTATACACTATTAGccgtatttttatttaatccaaCAAAAACATTACGATACGAGGCTAGATTTTGGGCGCTTCGTGTACTAGGCAGGATATTTTGCGCTCCGTTTTTCTATGTTGGATTTGCCGATTTTTGGCTTGCCGATCAACTTAATTCCTTACATACAGTATTTTtagattttcaatattttgtttgtttttacGTACAAAATTCATCGTGGACCGATGTTACTG ATGCAGAAACTTGTATAATGCGAGAATTGTCCATGAGACCTTTCGTAGTTTGTTTACCAGCGTGGTTTCGATTTGCACAATGTCTACGTCGATACAGAGATACAAAAGAGACCTTTCCACATCTTGCAAATGCAGCAAAATACGCTACCAGCTTTTTCGTTGTAGTTTTCTCATATTTACACTTAACTAATTCTA AATACTATGTAATGTCCACTGAAAATCCATATTTCTACTTATGGATAACTGCAAGTATAATGAGTTCTTGTTTCGCGTATACTTGGGACGTGAAATTGGATTGGGGATTGTTTGATAATAACGcaggagaaaataaatttctccGAGAGGAGATAGTTTATTCTTCCCCG tattattattacttcGCGATAATCGAAGATTTTGTGCTCCGATTCGGCTGGGCATTTTCTTTGTCCCTCACGGAGATGGGATATGTTCATGCAGACTTAATGGTTTCTATAGTCGCACCATTAGAAGTGTTCAG GAGATTCATATGGAATTTTTTCCGTTTGGAAAACGAACATCTAAACAATTGCGGCAAATTTAGAGCAGTCCGAGACATATCTGTTGCACCGGTTGATTGCTCCGATCAAACGCAAATATTAAGGATGATGGATGCATCGGATGGGGTGATTAATCGAAAGAGGAAGCAAAAGGTCACGGATAAAAGTAAACCGTTACGTGCGTCTTCCAAATCCGAATCTTTGATTTGTGATTTAGTTTCTTAA
- the LOC117603120 gene encoding solute carrier family 53 member 1 isoform X2, whose protein sequence is MKFTEHLSAHITPEWRKQYINYEEMKALLYAAVEQAPAADITESHILERYFNKFDEQFFHYCDKELAKINTFYSEKLAEATRRFASLNNELSEILSVSEDKQGNRKIRYRNNILQKKPVSARKLQELKLAFSEFYLFLILLQNYQNLNFTGFRKILKKHDKLLNIDIGAKWRAEHVDTALFHTHKDIDRLIAETEALVTRDLEHGDRQRAMKRLRVPPLGEQLSPWITFKVGLFSGAFVVLLIAVILSGAQYKNDNNNWRVLCRLYRGPLLMIQFLFLMGINVYGWRSSGVNHVLIFELDPRNHLSEQHIIEMASICGLVWSLSVLGFLYSETLGIPPFVQPILLYTLLAVFLFNPTKTLRYEARFWALRVLGRIFCAPFFYVGFADFWLADQLNSLHTVFLDFQYFVCFYVQNSSWTDVTDAETCIMRELSMRPFVVCLPAWFRFAQCLRRYRDTKETFPHLANAAKYATSFFVVVFSYLHLTNSKYYVMSTENPYFYLWITASIMSSCFAYTWDVKLDWGLFDNNAGENKFLREEIVYSSPYYYYFAIIEDFVLRFGWAFSLSLTEMGYVHADLMVSIVAPLEVFRRYIWNYFRLENEHLYNVGKFRAVRDISIGPYRHTEDDEPQTAICLMDRINDDCDQLITCRNR, encoded by the exons aTGAAATTCACAGAGCACTTAAGTGCTCATATCACACCAGAATGGAgaaaacaatatataaattacgag GAAATGAAAGCATTGCTCTATGCAGCAGTAGAACAAGCACCAGCAGCAGATATAACAGAATCCCACATATTGGAACGCTATTTTAACAAGTTTGATGAACAGTTTTTTCATTATTGTGATAAAGAATTGGCAAAGATAAATACATTTTATTCAG aaaaattggcAGAAGCTACTCGCAGATTTGCATCTCTTAACAATGAATTGAGCGAAATTTTATCAGTCTCTGAAGACAAGCAAGGAAACCGTAAAATTCGTTATAGGAACAACATTTTGCAAAAGAAACCAGTTTCAGCACGTAAACTTCAAGAACTAAAGTTGGCTTTCTCTGAATTctatctttttcttattttacttcaaaattatcaaaatcTAAATTTTACtggatttagaaaaatattgaaaaaacaTGATAAA CTTTTAAATATAGATATTGGTGCAAAATGGAGAGCAGAACATGTAGATACAGCATTATTTCATACACACAAAGATATCGACAGGCTTATCGCAGAAACAGAAGCGTTGGTTACCCGCGATTTAGAACATGGGGACAGACAACGTGCTATGAAACGTTTGAGAGTACCCCCGCTTGGAGAACAATTGTCCCCATGGATTACATTTAAAGTTGGACTGTTTTCAGGAGCCTTTGTTGTACTGCTTATAGCTGTAATTCTTTCAG gTGCACAGtacaaaaatgataataataattggcGAGTTTTATGTAGATTGTATCGCGGACCATTGCTTATGATtcagtttctttttcttatggGTATAAATGTCTACGGTTGGAGATCTTCTGGTGTAAATCATGTCTTAATATTTGAACTTGATCCTCGAAATCATTTATCAGAACAG CATATCATTGAAATGGCAAGCATATGTGGATTGGTTTGGTCTTTATCTGTTTTGGGATTTTTATATAGTGAAACATTAGGTATACCACCGTTTGTTCAACCT ATTTTACTTTATACACTATTAGccgtatttttatttaatccaaCAAAAACATTACGATACGAGGCTAGATTTTGGGCGCTTCGTGTACTAGGCAGGATATTTTGCGCTCCGTTTTTCTATGTTGGATTTGCCGATTTTTGGCTTGCCGATCAACTTAATTCCTTACATACAGTATTTTtagattttcaatattttgtttgtttttacGTACAAAATTCATCGTGGACCGATGTTACTG ATGCAGAAACTTGTATAATGCGAGAATTGTCCATGAGACCTTTCGTAGTTTGTTTACCAGCGTGGTTTCGATTTGCACAATGTCTACGTCGATACAGAGATACAAAAGAGACCTTTCCACATCTTGCAAATGCAGCAAAATACGCTACCAGCTTTTTCGTTGTAGTTTTCTCATATTTACACTTAACTAATTCTA AATACTATGTAATGTCCACTGAAAATCCATATTTCTACTTATGGATAACTGCAAGTATAATGAGTTCTTGTTTCGCGTATACTTGGGACGTGAAATTGGATTGGGGATTGTTTGATAATAACGcaggagaaaataaatttctccGAGAGGAGATAGTTTATTCTTCCCCG tattattattacttcGCGATAATCGAAGATTTTGTGCTCCGATTCGGCTGGGCATTTTCTTTGTCCCTCACGGAGATGGGATATGTTCATGCAGACTTAATGGTTTCTATAGTCGCACCATTAGAAGTGTTCAG AAGGTACATATGGAATTATTTTCGTCTGGAAAACGAACACCTCTACAACGTAGGGAAATTTCGTGCGGTTCGAGATATCTCCATAGGGCCTTACAGGCACACCGAGGACGATGAACCACAAACAGCTATCTGTCTTATGGATCGTATCAACGACGACTGCGATCAGCTGATAACATGTCGTAatcgttga
- the LOC117603120 gene encoding solute carrier family 53 member 1 isoform X3, with protein sequence MKFTEHLSAHITPEWRKQYINYEEMKALLYAAVEQAPAADITESHILERYFNKFDEQFFHYCDKELAKINTFYSEKLAEATRRFASLNNELSEILSVSEDKQGNRKIRYRNNILQKKPVSARKLQELKLAFSEFYLFLILLQNYQNLNFTGFRKILKKHDKLLNIDIGAKWRAEHVDTALFHTHKDIDRLIAETEALVTRDLEHGDRQRAMKRLRVPPLGEQLSPWITFKVGLFSGAFVVLLIAVILSGAQYKNDNNNWRVLCRLYRGPLLMIQFLFLMGINVYGWRSSGVNHVLIFELDPRNHLSEQHIIEMASICGLVWSLSVLGFLYSETLGIPPFVQPILLYTLLAVFLFNPTKTLRYEARFWALRVLGRIFCAPFFYVGFADFWLADQLNSLHTVFLDFQYFVCFYVQNSSWTDVTDAETCIMRELSMRPFVVCLPAWFRFAQCLRRYRDTKETFPHLANAAKYATSFFVVVFSYLHLTNSKYYVMSTENPYFYLWITASIMSSCFAYTWDVKLDWGLFDNNAGENKFLREEIVYSSPYYYYFAIIEDFVLRFGWAFSLSLTEMGYVHADLMVSIVAPLEVFS encoded by the exons aTGAAATTCACAGAGCACTTAAGTGCTCATATCACACCAGAATGGAgaaaacaatatataaattacgag GAAATGAAAGCATTGCTCTATGCAGCAGTAGAACAAGCACCAGCAGCAGATATAACAGAATCCCACATATTGGAACGCTATTTTAACAAGTTTGATGAACAGTTTTTTCATTATTGTGATAAAGAATTGGCAAAGATAAATACATTTTATTCAG aaaaattggcAGAAGCTACTCGCAGATTTGCATCTCTTAACAATGAATTGAGCGAAATTTTATCAGTCTCTGAAGACAAGCAAGGAAACCGTAAAATTCGTTATAGGAACAACATTTTGCAAAAGAAACCAGTTTCAGCACGTAAACTTCAAGAACTAAAGTTGGCTTTCTCTGAATTctatctttttcttattttacttcaaaattatcaaaatcTAAATTTTACtggatttagaaaaatattgaaaaaacaTGATAAA CTTTTAAATATAGATATTGGTGCAAAATGGAGAGCAGAACATGTAGATACAGCATTATTTCATACACACAAAGATATCGACAGGCTTATCGCAGAAACAGAAGCGTTGGTTACCCGCGATTTAGAACATGGGGACAGACAACGTGCTATGAAACGTTTGAGAGTACCCCCGCTTGGAGAACAATTGTCCCCATGGATTACATTTAAAGTTGGACTGTTTTCAGGAGCCTTTGTTGTACTGCTTATAGCTGTAATTCTTTCAG gTGCACAGtacaaaaatgataataataattggcGAGTTTTATGTAGATTGTATCGCGGACCATTGCTTATGATtcagtttctttttcttatggGTATAAATGTCTACGGTTGGAGATCTTCTGGTGTAAATCATGTCTTAATATTTGAACTTGATCCTCGAAATCATTTATCAGAACAG CATATCATTGAAATGGCAAGCATATGTGGATTGGTTTGGTCTTTATCTGTTTTGGGATTTTTATATAGTGAAACATTAGGTATACCACCGTTTGTTCAACCT ATTTTACTTTATACACTATTAGccgtatttttatttaatccaaCAAAAACATTACGATACGAGGCTAGATTTTGGGCGCTTCGTGTACTAGGCAGGATATTTTGCGCTCCGTTTTTCTATGTTGGATTTGCCGATTTTTGGCTTGCCGATCAACTTAATTCCTTACATACAGTATTTTtagattttcaatattttgtttgtttttacGTACAAAATTCATCGTGGACCGATGTTACTG ATGCAGAAACTTGTATAATGCGAGAATTGTCCATGAGACCTTTCGTAGTTTGTTTACCAGCGTGGTTTCGATTTGCACAATGTCTACGTCGATACAGAGATACAAAAGAGACCTTTCCACATCTTGCAAATGCAGCAAAATACGCTACCAGCTTTTTCGTTGTAGTTTTCTCATATTTACACTTAACTAATTCTA AATACTATGTAATGTCCACTGAAAATCCATATTTCTACTTATGGATAACTGCAAGTATAATGAGTTCTTGTTTCGCGTATACTTGGGACGTGAAATTGGATTGGGGATTGTTTGATAATAACGcaggagaaaataaatttctccGAGAGGAGATAGTTTATTCTTCCCCG tattattattacttcGCGATAATCGAAGATTTTGTGCTCCGATTCGGCTGGGCATTTTCTTTGTCCCTCACGGAGATGGGATATGTTCATGCAGACTTAATGGTTTCTATAGTCGCACCATTAGAAGTGTTCAG TTAA
- the LOC117603151 gene encoding ribosome assembly protein METTL17, mitochondrial, producing MSSRLTFVKCKQIRWYSTKQKMKVTDEVDELLLTNQLKHRHHPGISSPRQVQHPSWLCNSIKALAGVNNISLKQVQQGTKRLTSYLHERQLPKEADDIETKIKDIKSHTRAININGMEEPMNHKELLKNPQVLKQLKGFIYSWKSINYDAFTSLVYLFGRSIPEYSVLYKIFNEIYTHDKNFTPKSLFDYGSGIGTVMWAASEFWNKSIKEYYCVDVSRFMNEFSEYLMKMAEPKINPHHVFYRQFFPAAPIPTYDIVVSAYSLLELPDQKSRLEVISKLWNKTNQYLVIVEQGSTYGFRVITEARDFILRHGRKDTRGVHVFSPCPHDLQCPIQIADYKFPCSFKIHYQTLPLAQKSEYKMELYSYIVLKKGKRSENDDQWPRIISPILKRSKHVICRMCTASGKFEEQIFTVWKNGKNTYRCARSSAWGDRLPFKFEEIKESEESEDSDQFEEIKESEESKNSDQFEDSLESEESEKTK from the exons ATGTCATCAAGATTGACTTTTGTAAAATGCAAGCAGATACGATgg taCTCtacaaaacaaaaaatgaaagtCACAGACGAAGTGGATGAGTTACTTTTAACTAATCAACTTAAACATAGACATCATCCAGGGATATCAAGTCCTAGACAAGTACAGCATCCTAGTTGGCTTTGCAATTCAATTAAAGCACTTGCAGGag tgaataatatttcattgaaacaaGTTCAGCAAGGCACAAAGAGATTAACATCATATTTACATGAAAGACAACTTCCAAAAGAAGCAGATGacattgaaacaaaaataaaagatattaaatCACATACTAGAGCAATCAATATAAATGGTATGGAGGAACCAATGAACCATaaagaattgttaaaaaatcCACAGGTTTTGAAACAATTAAAAGGTTTTATTTATAGTTGGAAATCAATTAATTATGATGCCTTTACAAGCTTGGTATATTTATTTGGTCGAAGCATACCTGAATATAGCGttctatacaaaatttttaatgaaatttatactcATGATAAAAATTTTACCCCTAAATCGCTATTTGACTATGGTTCTGGTATTGGTACAGTCATGTG GGCAGCATCTGAATTTTGGAACAAATCTATTAAAGAATACTATTGTGTAGATGTATCGCGATTCATGAATGAATTCTCTGAATATCTTATGAAAATGGCTGAACCAAAAATTAATCCACACCACGTTTTTTACCGACAATTTTTTCCTGCAGCTCCAATT CCAACTTATGATATTGTAGTAAGTGCATACTCTTTGTTAGAATTACCAGATCAAAAATCTCGTCTTGAAGTCATTTCGAAATTATGGAATAAAACAAACCAGTATTTAGTCATTGTAGAACAGGGATCAACATATGGGTTTAGA GTAATTACCGAGGCACGGGATTTCATACTTAGACATGGAAGAAAAGATACACGGGGTGTGCACGTATTTTCGCCT TGTCCTCACGACTTACAATGTCCTATTCAAATAGCAGATTATAAGTTTCCTTGCAGTTTTAAGATTCACTATCAGACATTACCTTTAGCTCAAAAGTCCGAATATAAAATGGAACTCTATTCGTATATAGTACTTAAAAAAG GTAAACGTTCAGAAAATGATGATCAATGGCCACGGATAATCTCACCTATATTGAAACGTTCCAAACATGTTATATGTCGAATGTGTACAGCTTCCGGAAAATTTGAAGAACAAATTTTTACCGTATGGAAGAATGGAAA AAATACGTATCGTTGTGCAAGAAGCAGTGCATGGGGCGATCGTCTGCCCTTTAAATTTGAGGAGATAAAAGAATCTGAAGAATCAGAAGATTCTGACCAATTTGAGGAGATAAAAGAATCTGAAGAATCAAAAAATTCCGACCAATTTGAGGATTCTTTAGAATCAGAAGAGTCTGAAAAAACTAAATGA